The following coding sequences lie in one Asterias amurensis chromosome 18, ASM3211899v1 genomic window:
- the LOC139950890 gene encoding uncharacterized protein, with amino-acid sequence MKITISTVTFLLCILQIPFMVAKTAVSPNPEMTCNSCCQGPAGIPGIPGSNGNHGQGLVGSPGVVGQPGAKGDKGSDGLVGEPGAKGDIGLTGDQGVGQPGKQGPQGLPGMNGLNGERGEPGPAGQTGEAGEPGGNGDIGSDGLVGEPGAKGDHGLKGEQGVGQQGRKGPRGLPGMNGLKGERGEPGPARQTGEAGERSLRRSAFTAVRNTVLHLNNWDPLPFEELLFSEEGTDFNLNNGTFTCNVPGVYVLMFSVLKLSSGSGLWVQLRKNGNTIVSGGVNDAEYRHVSSSAVIPLHYGDQVHLAGDGQVYSNSKHFTSFTGFLLYEI; translated from the coding sequence ATGAAGATTACCATATCAACAGTGACCTTTCTTCTTTGTATTTTGCAAATTCCGTTCATGGTGGCTAAAACAGCAGTTTCACCTAATCCGGAGATGACGTGTAACTCCTGCTgccagggcccagccggtataccggGAATTCCCGGGTCAaatgggaaccatggtcaaggGCTTGTAGGGTCCCCTGGTGTGGTAGGTCAACCTGGGGCTAAAGGAGAcaaggggtcagatggactagttggtgagccaggcgctaaaggggatatTGGACTTACGGGAGAtcaaggagtcggtcaaccagggaaacaaggacctcaaggtctgcctgggatgaatggtctgaatggggagagaggtgaacctggaccagctggacagactggtgaagcaggtgagcccgggggaaatggagacatcgggtcagatggactggttggtgagccaggcgctaaaggggatcatggactgaagggagagcaaggagtcggcCAACAGGGCAGAAAAGGACCTCGaggtctgcctgggatgaatggtctgaagggtgagagaggtgaacctggaccagctagACAGACTGGTGAAGCAGGTGAACGTAGTTTGCGACGgtccgccttcactgcagtgaggaATACCGTCTTGCATCTAAACAACTGGGATCCTTTGCCCTTTGaagagttattgttttcagaggaagggactgatttcaacttgaataacggcacgtttacgtgtaatgtgcctggggtatacgtattgatgttctcagtcTTAAAATTATCAAGTGGGTCTGGCCTATGGGTCCAGCTGAGGAAGAAcggtaacaccattgtttcAGGGGGTGTAAACGATGCAGAATATCGTCATGTGAGCAGCAGTGCAGTGATTCCCTTGCACtatggagatcaagttcacttagctggAGACGGTCAAGTATATAGTAACTCTAAGCATTTCACGTCTTTCACTGGATTCCTGCTGtacgaaatctaa
- the LOC139950943 gene encoding uncharacterized protein: MKITIATVPLLLGILQVPFMVAKTAVSPDPETTCNSCCQGPAGIPGIPGSNGNHGQGLVGSPGEVGQPGAKGDMGSDGLAGERGANKGDTGLKGDQGVGQPGKQGPPGLPGMNGLNGERGKPGPAGQTGEAGEPGGNGDIGSDGLVGAPGAKGDHGLKGEQGLGQQGRKGLRGLPGMNGLVGAPGAKGDHGLKGEQGVGQQGRKGLRGLSGINGLKGERGEPGPAGQTGEAGECSTRRSAFTAVRNTAFSPTSIWDPLPFEELLFLEEGTDFNLNNGAFTCTLPGVYVLMFSVRKLSHGSSLWVKLMKNGNAIVAGGVYAAGTHHVSSSAVIPLHYGDQVHLAVRGQVNSFPVHYTSFTGFLLYEI; the protein is encoded by the exons ATGAAGATTACCATAGCAACAGTGCCCCTTCTTCTTGGTATTTTGCAAGTTCCGTTCATGGTGGCTAAAACAGCAGTTTCACCTGATCCGGAGACGACGTGTAACTCCTGCTgccagggcccagccggtataccTGGAATTCCCGGGTCAaatgggaaccatggtcaaggGCTTGTAGGGTCccctggtgaggtaggtcaacccggggCTAAAGGAGACATGGGGTCAGATGGACTAGCTGGTGAGCGAGGCGCTAATAAAGGGGATACTGGACTTAAGGGAGAtcaaggagtcggtcaaccagggaaacaaggacctccaggtctgcctgggatgaatggtctgaatGGGGAGAGAGGaaaacctggaccagctggacagaccggcgaagcaggtgagcccgggggaaatggagacatcgggtcagatggactggttggtgcgccaggcgctaaaggggatcatggactgaagggagagcaaggacTCGGTCAACAGGGCAGAAAGGGACTTCGaggtctgcctgggatgaatggt ctggttggtgcgccaggcgctaaaggggatcatggactgaagggagagcaaggagtcggtcaacagGGCAGAAAGGGACTTCGAGGTCTGTCTGGGATAAATGGTCTGAAaggggagagaggtgaacctggaccagctggacagactggtgaagcaggtgaatgtagtacgcgacggtccgccttcactgcagtgaggaACACCGCCTTCAGCCCTACATCCATATGGGATcctctgccctttgaagagttattgtttttagaggaagggactgatttcaacttgaataacGGCGCGTTTACGTGTACTCtgcctggggtatacgtattgatgttctcagtcCGGAAATTATCACATGGGTCTTCCCTATGGGTCAAGCTGATGAAGAACGGTAACGCCATTGTTGCAGGGGGTGTATACGCTGCAGGTACTCATCATGTGAGCAgcagtgcagtgattcccctgcactatggagatcaagttcacttagctgtacGCGGTCAAGTAAATAGTTTCCCTGTCCATTACACGTCTTTCACTGGATTCCTGCTGtacgaaatctaa